From a region of the Prevotella melaninogenica genome:
- a CDS encoding efflux transporter outer membrane subunit: MKKLNIIIIALAALSLTGCKSLYGNYERPDVKTNGIVRDPVDDKAVLEGANDFGNLPWRSVFTDPHLQTLIEKALNNNPDLLNAALNVDIAEQQLKAAKLSFLPSVVFAPTGTISHFGTHTSSTQSYSLPVSASWEIDLFGKLRSSKKAAQMTMIQAQDYKVYAQTTLISSVANLYYTLLMLDRQKQIVDDMLGLTKNTWDVMKLQMEFGRARSTSVQSAEAAFYSVQTQAADIRRQIREAENTLSLLLGEPAQTIARGSLDNQSLPANFAGGIGVQLLSNRADVHANEMALAQCFYNVQTARSRFYPALTISPTGAWTNGGGMVNPGKLLLSVVGSLTQPIFMRGQLTAGLRVAEDKYKQAYNTWQNSILKAGSEVSNALVAYNAANEKEQLRKQQIDVLKTNVEHTQMLYTQSSSTYLEVITAQQSLLNAEISQVQEQFTKLQSIVNLYKALGGGAK, from the coding sequence ATGAAGAAATTAAATATAATCATCATAGCCCTTGCAGCCCTGTCACTGACAGGCTGTAAGAGTCTCTATGGCAATTACGAACGTCCAGATGTTAAGACGAACGGCATTGTGCGCGACCCTGTTGATGATAAGGCTGTGCTTGAGGGTGCTAACGACTTTGGTAATCTGCCATGGCGCAGTGTCTTTACTGACCCACATCTGCAGACTCTTATTGAGAAGGCACTTAATAATAATCCTGACTTACTCAATGCTGCATTGAATGTTGATATTGCTGAGCAGCAGCTTAAGGCGGCTAAGTTGTCTTTCTTGCCATCAGTCGTCTTTGCACCGACAGGAACTATTTCTCATTTCGGTACACATACATCATCTACACAGTCTTACTCACTTCCTGTCTCAGCAAGTTGGGAAATAGACCTCTTTGGTAAGTTGCGTTCTTCAAAGAAGGCTGCTCAGATGACGATGATTCAGGCACAAGACTATAAGGTTTATGCGCAGACTACGCTTATTAGCAGTGTCGCTAATCTTTATTATACCCTCTTAATGCTCGACCGTCAAAAGCAGATTGTCGATGATATGTTAGGTCTGACCAAGAATACTTGGGATGTGATGAAACTGCAGATGGAGTTTGGTCGTGCTCGTTCAACGAGTGTACAGAGTGCTGAGGCTGCTTTCTATAGTGTTCAGACACAGGCTGCAGATATCCGTCGTCAGATTCGTGAGGCAGAGAATACGCTTAGCTTACTCCTTGGTGAGCCTGCTCAGACCATAGCACGTGGTAGTCTTGATAATCAGAGTCTGCCAGCTAACTTCGCAGGTGGAATTGGTGTACAGTTGTTGAGCAATCGTGCGGATGTTCACGCTAACGAAATGGCTTTGGCACAGTGCTTCTATAATGTTCAGACAGCTCGCAGCCGTTTCTATCCAGCATTGACCATCTCTCCTACTGGCGCATGGACGAATGGTGGTGGTATGGTAAATCCTGGAAAACTTCTTTTAAGTGTTGTAGGAAGTCTTACACAACCTATCTTTATGCGTGGCCAGCTGACAGCAGGATTGCGTGTTGCTGAAGATAAATATAAGCAGGCATACAATACATGGCAGAACAGTATTCTTAAAGCAGGTTCTGAGGTGAGTAATGCGCTTGTAGCATACAATGCTGCTAATGAAAAGGAGCAGTTGCGTAAGCAGCAGATTGATGTCTTGAAGACGAATGTTGAGCATACACAGATGCTTTATACTCAGAGTTCAAGCACTTATCTTGAGGTTATCACTGCACAGCAGAGTCTGCTCAATGCTGAAATCTCACAGGTACAGGAGCAGTTTACAAAGCTTCAATCAATAGTCAATCTGTACAAAGCCTTAGGTGGAGGTGCGAAGTAA
- a CDS encoding efflux RND transporter permease subunit: MTFTNFIKRPVLSTVISIFFVLLGIIGLISLPIEQYPNIAPPTISIQTFYQGADAQTVLNSVITPLEESINGVENMTYMESTATNAGMAMITVYFKQGADPNMAAVNVQNRVSQAQALLPAEVTRAGVTVSKRQSSNVVMYSLTTDDGRYDDEFLTNYNNINIVPMLKRINGVGDVHIPGMKTYSMRIWLYPDKMKQHKLVPSDVSMALAEQNIEAAPGSFGEQSNQKFEYTMRYKGRLKTPEEYGNIIISSNTNGQTVHLRDVAKVELGGLMYSVMMKNNSRPAVIGMVNQVAGSNATQIADDVKTALADAQKQMPPGMKVTIEQDVTEFLFASIEEVVFTLFITLLLVFFVVYIFLQDIRSTLIPMIAVPVALIGTFFFLWVFGFSINLLTLSALLLAIAIVVDDAIVVVEAVHAKLDLGYKSAMTAAIDAMNEISGAIISITLVMSAVFVPVSFIGGTSGTFYREFGVTMAVSIVISALNALTLSPALCAIFLKPHSKDEGHKKLSRVDRFHMAFNTQYDKINTKYQKIVEKIINHRWISSLTVVLGIVALVLTMNFTKTGLVPNEDTGTLFAMISLPPGTSQVETQKVTDQVDKMLASNPYIERREQIVGYNFMAGQGSNQSTFIIKLKPFAERKYGMIDRIKSVFDGAGIAGLFIDPTSSNMILGMIYKQTASIKGAQIIAFGSPMIPGYGLTNGVSFVLQDKTGGDLNKFYKVAQDYLAALNKRPEFSRALTTYNPNYPQYMVDVDVAKAKQAGTSPAAILSVLQGYYGGMYVSNFNSYGKLFRVMIQGTVESRMSESGLTNIYVRTAGGMAPVSEFCTLKRVYGPSNITRFNLFTSIAISATPADGYSSGQAIQAAEEVAKQVLPQGYGYEFSGLTRSEKEASNSTAMIFILCIVFVYLILSAQYESYILPLAVILSIPIGLSGAFIFTLIFGHNNDIYMQISLIMLIGLLAKNAILIVEFALERRRTGMAIKYAAILGAGARLRPILMTSLAMIIGLLPLMFASGVGRNGNQTLGAAAVGGMLIGTLCQVFVVPALFAFFQYLQERVKPLVFEDEASRDVIKELEQFSKGPATDYKIEE, encoded by the coding sequence ATGACATTTACGAATTTTATCAAACGACCGGTATTGTCAACGGTTATATCAATCTTCTTTGTACTCTTGGGTATCATTGGATTGATATCACTGCCTATTGAACAATATCCGAATATTGCACCTCCTACGATTTCTATTCAGACATTTTATCAAGGAGCTGATGCACAGACCGTATTAAATTCAGTTATTACACCATTGGAGGAGAGTATCAATGGTGTTGAGAACATGACTTATATGGAGTCAACAGCAACCAATGCTGGTATGGCAATGATTACTGTTTACTTCAAGCAGGGTGCAGACCCTAATATGGCAGCAGTCAATGTACAGAACCGTGTGTCACAAGCACAGGCGTTGTTGCCTGCTGAGGTAACACGTGCGGGTGTGACGGTGTCAAAGCGTCAGAGCTCAAATGTTGTTATGTATTCATTGACAACAGATGACGGACGATATGATGATGAGTTCTTGACGAACTATAACAATATCAATATCGTGCCAATGTTGAAGCGTATCAATGGTGTCGGTGACGTACACATACCGGGTATGAAGACCTACTCTATGCGTATCTGGCTGTATCCAGATAAGATGAAGCAGCATAAACTTGTCCCATCAGATGTATCTATGGCTTTGGCAGAGCAGAATATTGAGGCTGCGCCAGGTTCATTTGGTGAGCAGAGCAATCAGAAGTTTGAGTATACCATGCGTTATAAGGGACGTCTAAAGACTCCAGAGGAGTATGGCAATATCATTATTTCAAGCAATACCAATGGTCAAACCGTTCACTTGCGCGATGTAGCAAAGGTTGAGTTGGGTGGTCTGATGTATTCAGTTATGATGAAGAACAACAGCCGTCCTGCTGTTATTGGTATGGTAAACCAGGTCGCTGGTTCAAATGCTACACAGATTGCAGATGATGTGAAGACTGCCTTGGCTGATGCTCAGAAGCAGATGCCGCCGGGCATGAAAGTTACAATTGAGCAGGATGTAACAGAGTTCCTCTTTGCTTCAATCGAAGAGGTTGTCTTTACATTGTTTATAACTCTTTTATTGGTATTTTTCGTTGTGTATATCTTCTTGCAGGACATTCGTTCAACGTTAATTCCAATGATTGCAGTACCAGTGGCATTGATAGGTACCTTCTTCTTCCTTTGGGTATTTGGTTTCTCTATCAACCTGCTGACACTCTCGGCATTGCTGTTGGCAATTGCGATTGTAGTCGATGATGCCATCGTGGTCGTTGAGGCTGTACATGCAAAACTCGACTTAGGTTATAAGAGCGCTATGACAGCAGCAATTGATGCAATGAATGAAATCTCTGGTGCTATTATCTCTATTACTTTGGTGATGTCAGCCGTATTCGTTCCTGTATCCTTTATTGGTGGAACCTCTGGTACATTCTATCGTGAGTTCGGTGTGACGATGGCTGTGTCTATCGTTATCTCTGCTTTGAACGCCTTGACATTGTCTCCTGCGCTTTGTGCTATCTTCTTGAAGCCACATAGCAAGGATGAGGGGCATAAGAAGTTGTCACGTGTTGACCGTTTCCACATGGCTTTCAATACGCAGTATGACAAGATAAACACAAAGTATCAGAAGATTGTTGAGAAGATCATCAATCACCGTTGGATTTCAAGCCTCACTGTTGTTTTGGGTATTGTTGCGCTTGTTCTGACAATGAATTTCACTAAGACTGGTCTTGTTCCAAATGAGGATACAGGTACGTTGTTTGCAATGATTAGTTTGCCACCGGGTACATCACAGGTAGAGACCCAAAAGGTAACTGATCAAGTTGATAAGATGTTGGCAAGTAACCCATATATCGAACGTCGTGAGCAAATTGTTGGTTACAACTTCATGGCGGGACAGGGTTCTAACCAGTCAACCTTTATTATCAAGTTAAAGCCATTTGCCGAGCGTAAATATGGAATGATAGACCGCATTAAGTCTGTCTTCGATGGCGCAGGTATAGCCGGTTTGTTTATCGACCCTACATCATCTAATATGATTTTGGGTATGATTTACAAACAGACAGCAAGTATCAAGGGTGCACAGATTATTGCTTTTGGATCACCAATGATTCCTGGTTATGGACTCACAAATGGTGTGTCTTTCGTGTTGCAGGATAAGACGGGTGGCGACCTTAATAAGTTCTATAAGGTAGCACAGGACTATTTGGCTGCATTGAACAAGCGACCAGAGTTTAGCCGAGCACTTACCACCTACAACCCTAACTATCCACAGTATATGGTAGATGTTGATGTGGCAAAGGCAAAGCAGGCTGGTACATCACCAGCTGCAATTCTCTCTGTATTGCAGGGATATTATGGTGGTATGTATGTTTCGAACTTCAACTCTTATGGTAAACTCTTCCGTGTTATGATTCAAGGTACGGTTGAGAGTCGTATGAGTGAGAGTGGACTGACAAATATCTATGTAAGAACAGCTGGTGGAATGGCACCTGTAAGCGAGTTCTGTACATTGAAGCGTGTCTATGGTCCATCAAATATCACTCGTTTCAACCTCTTTACCTCTATCGCAATCAGTGCTACACCAGCTGATGGTTACTCTTCTGGTCAGGCTATTCAGGCTGCAGAGGAGGTTGCAAAACAAGTATTGCCACAGGGTTATGGTTATGAGTTCTCTGGTCTGACTCGTTCAGAGAAGGAGGCATCTAACTCTACCGCAATGATTTTCATTCTTTGTATCGTATTCGTTTACTTGATTTTGAGTGCTCAGTATGAGAGCTACATCCTTCCTTTGGCTGTAATTCTTTCTATTCCTATCGGTTTGTCTGGTGCATTTATCTTTACGTTAATCTTCGGACATAACAATGATATCTATATGCAGATTTCGCTGATTATGTTGATTGGTCTGTTGGCGAAGAATGCTATTCTTATTGTAGAGTTCGCCCTTGAGCGTCGTCGTACAGGTATGGCTATTAAGTATGCAGCAATCTTAGGTGCTGGTGCTCGTCTGCGTCCTATCCTTATGACCTCTCTTGCAATGATTATCGGTTTGTTACCATTGATGTTTGCAAGTGGTGTAGGTCGTAATGGTAACCAGACGTTGGGTGCTGCTGCTGTCGGTGGTATGCTTATCGGTACACTTTGTCAGGTATTCGTTGTACCAGCTCTGTTCGCCTTCTTCCAGTACTTGCAGGAGCGTGTTAAGCCTCTCGTTTTTGAGGATGAGGCAAGCCGTGATGTAATCAAGGAACTTGAGCAGTTCTCAAAGGGACCTGCAACGGATTATAAGATTGAAGAGTAG
- a CDS encoding efflux RND transporter periplasmic adaptor subunit, protein MKRKSILLSAIAAMAVLLTSCGGGKQSLPTSDEYPVVTIGAANAQLKTTFPATIKGVQDVEVRPKVSGFITKLYVHEGEYVRAGQVLFVVDNSTYQAAVRQAEAQVVSAQSGVSGAQARVVQANASLNSANAQAATSRLTYSNSKNLYNNKVIGEYELESAKNAYETAQAAVSQAQSGVASANAAVTQAHAAVRQAQAMLATAKDNLGFCYVKSPASGYVGSLPYKEGALVSASSAQPVTTVSNTSSIEVYFSMTESDVLKLSRTNNGLANAIKSFPSVSLVLADGTTYNHEGVVVKTSGIIDATTGTVSVIARFPNPEHLLKSGGSGQIVIAKNNNRALLVPQEATVQVQDKIFVYKVDADSKVHYTEITVDPQNDGINYIVTSGLKMGDRIVSKGLSSLEDGAKITALTPAEYDKAIEKAEKLGANQGSASGFLKAMKGEGK, encoded by the coding sequence ATGAAGAGAAAAAGTATCTTATTGTCTGCTATAGCAGCAATGGCAGTGTTACTTACCAGTTGTGGTGGAGGAAAACAAAGCCTTCCAACAAGCGATGAGTATCCAGTAGTTACAATTGGTGCAGCCAATGCACAGTTGAAAACGACATTCCCAGCAACCATTAAGGGTGTGCAGGATGTTGAGGTACGTCCAAAAGTTAGTGGCTTTATCACAAAACTTTATGTACATGAAGGTGAGTATGTTCGTGCAGGACAGGTTCTCTTCGTGGTAGATAACTCTACTTATCAAGCTGCTGTTCGTCAGGCTGAAGCTCAAGTTGTATCAGCACAGAGTGGTGTGTCGGGTGCTCAGGCTCGTGTTGTTCAGGCTAATGCAAGTCTTAATTCAGCCAATGCGCAGGCTGCAACTTCACGATTGACTTATAGTAACAGTAAGAACCTTTATAATAATAAGGTAATAGGTGAGTACGAGTTGGAATCAGCAAAGAATGCGTATGAGACTGCCCAGGCTGCTGTTAGCCAAGCACAGAGTGGCGTTGCATCTGCTAATGCAGCAGTAACACAGGCACATGCTGCTGTTCGTCAGGCTCAGGCAATGCTCGCAACAGCTAAAGATAACCTCGGTTTCTGCTATGTGAAGAGTCCTGCATCAGGTTATGTGGGTAGTCTTCCTTATAAGGAGGGTGCTTTGGTTAGCGCATCTTCTGCACAGCCTGTTACCACAGTGAGCAACACTTCTTCTATAGAAGTCTACTTCTCAATGACAGAGTCAGATGTTTTAAAGCTCAGCCGTACTAATAATGGTTTGGCTAATGCTATCAAGTCTTTCCCAAGTGTAAGTTTGGTGTTAGCTGATGGTACAACTTATAACCATGAAGGTGTAGTTGTTAAAACCAGTGGTATTATAGATGCAACAACTGGTACAGTGAGTGTTATTGCACGTTTCCCTAACCCAGAGCACTTGTTGAAGAGTGGTGGTAGCGGTCAGATTGTTATCGCAAAGAATAACAACCGTGCTTTGTTGGTACCACAGGAAGCTACTGTACAGGTTCAAGATAAGATCTTTGTATATAAGGTTGATGCTGATAGTAAGGTACATTATACCGAGATAACCGTTGATCCACAGAATGATGGTATCAATTATATCGTTACAAGTGGTCTTAAAATGGGCGACCGTATTGTGAGCAAGGGCCTTTCAAGTCTTGAGGATGGTGCGAAGATTACGGCACTTACTCCAGCAGAGTATGATAAAGCCATTGAGAAAGCAGAGAAGTTGGGCGCAAATCAAGGCTCAGCATCTGGCTTCCTTAAAGCAATGAAGGGAGAAGGTAAGTAG
- a CDS encoding CCA tRNA nucleotidyltransferase has translation MRDLSDAELAQLIDKDIFHHISTAADKLGLECYVVGGYVRDLFLERPSNDIDVVVVGSGIQVASELKAILGKKAHLSVFRNFGTAQVKYKNIEVEFVGARKESYSHDSRKPIVEDGTLEDDQNRRDFTINAMAVCLNKARFGELVDPFGGIDDLWDGIIRTPLDPDVTFSDDPLRMMRCVRFATQLNFFIEDETFEALERNAERIKIISGERIEEELNKIMMTATPSKGFIELYRCGLLQLILPELVALDVVDTRNGRAHKNNFYHTLEVLDNICKHTDNLWLRWSALLHDVGKAKCKRWDATVGWTFHNHNFVGAKMVPTIFRRLKLPMDSKMKYVQKQVDLHMRPIAIADEEVTDSAVRRLMNDAGDDIDDLMTLCEADITSKNAVRKQRFLDNFRIVREKLKDLKDRDYKRLLQPCVDGNEIMEMFNLKPSREVGVLKQTLKDAVLDNRVPNEREPLLALLREKAKELGLI, from the coding sequence ATGCGAGATCTTTCAGATGCCGAATTGGCACAGCTTATAGACAAAGATATATTTCATCATATTTCAACAGCAGCCGATAAACTTGGATTAGAATGCTATGTTGTAGGTGGTTACGTTCGTGATTTGTTTTTGGAACGTCCGTCAAATGACATTGATGTCGTTGTTGTTGGGAGTGGTATTCAGGTTGCAAGTGAATTGAAAGCCATTTTAGGAAAGAAGGCTCATTTGTCTGTTTTCCGTAATTTTGGAACTGCACAGGTAAAGTATAAGAATATAGAGGTGGAATTTGTTGGTGCACGAAAGGAAAGTTATAGCCACGACAGTAGGAAACCAATAGTTGAAGACGGCACATTAGAAGATGATCAGAACCGTCGTGACTTTACGATTAATGCGATGGCGGTGTGTTTGAATAAAGCGCGTTTCGGAGAATTGGTAGACCCATTTGGAGGCATTGATGACCTTTGGGACGGTATTATCCGTACACCACTTGATCCTGATGTAACCTTCTCAGATGATCCATTGCGCATGATGCGTTGTGTACGTTTTGCTACACAGCTTAACTTCTTCATAGAAGACGAGACCTTCGAAGCTTTGGAGCGTAATGCAGAACGAATCAAGATTATTAGTGGAGAGCGTATTGAGGAGGAGTTGAATAAGATAATGATGACAGCAACTCCAAGCAAGGGTTTTATAGAGTTGTATCGTTGTGGACTCTTACAGCTCATTCTGCCAGAGCTTGTAGCACTTGACGTTGTAGACACAAGAAATGGACGTGCACATAAGAATAACTTCTATCACACCTTAGAAGTGTTAGATAATATTTGTAAACATACGGATAATCTTTGGTTGCGTTGGTCGGCATTGTTGCATGATGTCGGTAAGGCTAAGTGTAAACGTTGGGATGCAACAGTAGGATGGACCTTTCATAACCACAATTTTGTGGGTGCAAAGATGGTCCCAACTATCTTCCGTCGTCTTAAACTCCCGATGGATAGCAAGATGAAGTATGTGCAGAAACAAGTTGATTTACACATGCGTCCGATTGCTATTGCTGATGAGGAGGTAACTGATTCTGCTGTACGTCGCTTGATGAATGATGCAGGTGATGACATAGATGACTTGATGACACTCTGTGAGGCTGATATAACAAGTAAGAATGCAGTTCGAAAACAACGCTTCTTGGATAATTTCCGTATTGTTCGTGAGAAACTAAAGGACTTAAAAGATCGTGATTATAAGCGTCTTTTACAACCTTGTGTTGATGGAAACGAGATTATGGAGATGTTTAATTTGAAACCAAGTAGGGAGGTCGGTGTATTAAAACAAACACTGAAAGATGCCGTCCTTGACAATAGAGTTCCTAATGAACGTGAACCACTTTTAGCTTTATTGAGGGAAAAGGCAAAGGAACTCGGTTTGATATAG
- a CDS encoding DUF1599 domain-containing protein has product MASQLTKTQQEFQDVLAECRSLFGKKLHDYGASWRILRPSSLTDQLFIKAKRIRSLEITGESLVGEGIRPEFIALINYSIVGLIQLEKGFVDSVDMTPDEALALYDSYAKESYELMIKKNHDYGEAWRDMRVSSYTDLILTKIERIKEIEDLGGATLVSEGIDANYMDIMNYAVFGAIKLHE; this is encoded by the coding sequence ATGGCAAGTCAACTGACAAAGACACAGCAGGAATTTCAAGACGTACTCGCAGAGTGCAGAAGTCTATTTGGAAAGAAGCTCCATGACTATGGTGCTTCATGGCGTATTTTGCGCCCTTCTTCCCTTACTGATCAGCTTTTTATTAAGGCGAAACGCATCCGTTCTTTGGAGATTACGGGTGAAAGTTTGGTGGGTGAAGGAATCCGCCCAGAATTCATTGCGCTGATAAACTACAGTATCGTAGGACTTATCCAGTTGGAAAAAGGCTTTGTCGACAGCGTTGACATGACACCTGATGAGGCTTTGGCACTTTACGACAGCTATGCAAAGGAGTCATACGAGTTGATGATAAAGAAGAATCATGACTATGGAGAGGCTTGGCGCGATATGCGTGTCAGCAGCTATACCGACCTTATCTTGACAAAGATTGAGCGCATTAAGGAGATTGAAGACCTTGGTGGTGCCACACTCGTCAGCGAGGGTATCGATGCCAATTATATGGATATAATGAACTACGCTGTTTTTGGAGCAATCAAACTACATGAATAA
- a CDS encoding BT_3928 family protein → MNKIKSILVNLSRTLLALTFIFSGFVKAIDPLGSQYKIAEYLEAVQLSAYIPDWAQLILSVGLSAIEFTLGVMLLLAIRRRLASKLSLIMMVVMTLVTLWLTVSNPIQDCGCFGDAIHLTNTQTFIKNIILLTAAIILACWPLYQIRFVSKTNQWIAFYFTIVFIVTASTLSLYHLPIFDFRPYYIGQNIKKGMEIPKGAKLTTYKTTFICEKNGVTKEFTENDYPYNDSTWVFKDTHQEILEKGYEPPIHDFSITDEKTGEDLTDSILTKDGYTFLLIAPVLERADDSNFGEIDAIYEYAKENGYGFYGLTASTDKAVKHWRDITGAEYPFYTMDGTTLKTIIRSNPGLVLLYKGTIINKWSHNDLPKQAELNAPLSLIEVGREPENETWTKIVLILICYIFPLTLLIVADRIWSWTRWVRKREEWLKQKEQWLIQKEQSNKLYQLLKRKRQMRKKIVAGNWKMNETLQEGIALAKEINDSLKAEKPNCDVVICTPFIHLASVAQVLDAEGVALGAENCADKEKGAYTGEVSAAMVKSTGVQYVILGHSERRQYYGETAEILKEKVQLALANGLKVIFCCGETLEEREAEKQNEVVKAELEGSVFHLSAEEWKNIVLAYEPIWAIGTGKTATSDQAQEMLAYIRSIVAEKYGKEAAEDTTILYGGSCNASNAAELFSKSDIDGGLIGGASLKAADFKAIIDAWKK, encoded by the coding sequence ATGAATAAAATAAAGTCTATACTGGTAAACCTCAGCCGTACCCTACTTGCTTTGACATTCATCTTTTCGGGTTTTGTCAAAGCGATTGACCCTTTAGGTTCGCAATATAAGATTGCAGAATACTTAGAGGCGGTGCAGTTGTCGGCATATATTCCAGATTGGGCACAATTGATTTTATCTGTCGGACTGTCAGCAATAGAGTTCACCTTGGGTGTGATGCTCTTGCTTGCTATTCGTCGCCGACTCGCCAGCAAGCTATCTCTTATCATGATGGTGGTGATGACACTTGTGACCCTTTGGCTTACTGTAAGCAATCCAATACAGGATTGTGGTTGCTTTGGTGATGCCATTCATCTCACGAATACGCAGACTTTCATCAAGAATATAATCCTCTTGACAGCAGCCATCATCCTTGCCTGCTGGCCACTTTATCAGATACGCTTTGTATCAAAAACAAATCAGTGGATAGCTTTTTATTTCACGATTGTCTTTATTGTCACAGCCTCCACACTGAGTCTTTATCATCTGCCTATCTTTGATTTCCGTCCTTATTACATCGGACAGAATATCAAAAAGGGAATGGAAATACCCAAAGGGGCTAAGCTAACGACTTATAAGACGACCTTCATTTGTGAGAAGAATGGCGTAACAAAAGAGTTCACTGAGAATGATTACCCTTACAATGACTCAACATGGGTATTCAAAGATACGCACCAAGAGATACTTGAAAAGGGTTACGAACCGCCTATTCACGACTTTTCAATCACAGACGAAAAGACGGGAGAGGACCTTACCGATAGCATTCTAACCAAGGATGGATATACTTTCCTACTCATTGCCCCAGTATTGGAGCGAGCAGACGACAGCAACTTTGGAGAGATTGATGCTATCTATGAATATGCAAAGGAGAATGGTTATGGCTTCTATGGATTGACTGCAAGCACAGATAAAGCTGTAAAACACTGGCGAGATATTACTGGAGCTGAATATCCATTCTATACAATGGATGGCACAACTCTAAAGACCATTATTCGAAGTAACCCTGGTTTGGTGCTGCTTTATAAAGGTACTATCATTAATAAGTGGAGCCATAATGACCTGCCAAAACAAGCAGAACTGAACGCACCATTGTCGCTTATTGAGGTAGGACGTGAACCAGAGAATGAGACATGGACAAAAATTGTATTGATTCTTATTTGCTATATCTTCCCACTGACACTCCTTATCGTAGCCGATCGCATTTGGTCATGGACACGATGGGTAAGAAAACGTGAGGAATGGTTGAAACAAAAAGAGCAATGGTTAATACAAAAAGAACAATCAAATAAATTATATCAACTTTTAAAACGTAAAAGACAAATGAGAAAGAAAATTGTAGCAGGTAACTGGAAGATGAACGAGACCCTGCAGGAAGGTATTGCTTTGGCAAAGGAAATCAACGACTCATTGAAGGCAGAGAAGCCAAACTGTGATGTTGTTATCTGTACTCCATTCATTCACCTTGCAAGTGTTGCACAGGTATTGGATGCAGAGGGTGTTGCTCTCGGTGCTGAGAACTGCGCTGACAAGGAGAAGGGTGCTTACACAGGTGAGGTTTCTGCCGCTATGGTAAAGAGCACTGGTGTACAGTATGTAATCCTCGGTCACTCTGAGCGTCGCCAGTACTACGGTGAGACTGCAGAGATTTTGAAGGAGAAGGTACAGTTGGCATTGGCTAACGGTTTGAAGGTTATCTTCTGCTGCGGTGAGACTCTTGAGGAGCGTGAGGCTGAGAAGCAGAACGAGGTAGTAAAGGCTGAACTCGAGGGTTCTGTATTCCACCTTTCTGCTGAGGAGTGGAAGAACATCGTTTTGGCTTACGAGCCAATCTGGGCTATCGGTACCGGTAAGACAGCTACATCTGATCAGGCTCAGGAGATGTTGGCTTACATCCGCTCTATCGTTGCAGAGAAGTATGGCAAAGAGGCTGCAGAAGACACAACTATCCTCTATGGTGGTAGCTGTAACGCAAGCAACGCTGCAGAGTTGTTCAGCAAGTCTGACATCGACGGTGGCTTGATTGGTGGTGCTTCATTGAAGGCTGCTGACTTCAAGGCTATCATCGACGCTTGGAAGAAGTAA
- a CDS encoding SPOR domain-containing protein: MKRLLTIIVFMLTAVVAVNAQGSVTVSQSAEIDALVNGKKASKKNNKDRQKVESQNESARPALKTPDTKQLTVPKLNEHKPEIARPDNSTLQPIRTKIVKRLVRRPHVPSWDEVEDTRIVTKRIKKGTQKVRGFRVQVYSGGNTRIAHQQADKAGQKAKQLFPDQPVYVHFYPPRWMCLVGNFTNYNAAKKIMRTLRKEGYPHANVIRMMVSIKTTQPVDF, translated from the coding sequence ATGAAAAGACTCCTTACAATCATAGTTTTTATGCTGACTGCTGTTGTGGCTGTTAATGCCCAAGGGTCGGTAACGGTATCGCAGAGTGCCGAGATTGACGCATTGGTGAATGGCAAGAAAGCTTCAAAGAAAAATAATAAAGACCGACAGAAAGTAGAGAGTCAAAACGAGAGCGCACGTCCAGCTCTCAAGACGCCAGACACGAAACAGCTAACTGTTCCAAAGCTAAACGAGCATAAGCCTGAAATAGCACGCCCAGACAACAGCACCTTACAGCCTATCAGAACAAAGATCGTAAAACGTTTAGTCAGAAGACCGCACGTCCCTTCATGGGATGAGGTTGAAGACACGCGGATTGTGACCAAACGTATCAAGAAAGGTACACAAAAAGTAAGAGGCTTCCGTGTACAAGTTTATAGTGGTGGTAATACTCGTATTGCACACCAACAAGCAGACAAGGCGGGGCAAAAAGCAAAACAACTATTCCCTGATCAACCTGTTTATGTACACTTTTACCCACCACGTTGGATGTGTCTTGTAGGTAACTTTACCAACTACAATGCAGCAAAGAAGATTATGCGAACACTTCGAAAAGAAGGCTATCCGCATGCTAATGTCATCCGAATGATGGTAAGTATTAAGACAACACAACCTGTAGATTTCTAA